A genomic region of Cydia amplana chromosome 27, ilCydAmpl1.1, whole genome shotgun sequence contains the following coding sequences:
- the LOC134660395 gene encoding uncharacterized protein LOC134660395 codes for MTRSTTRILQANINHCAGAQDLLLQSMAQWSIDVAVVAEPYYVPPSHNWAADLDGLVAIITKAGVEGIPPPSTLSRGQGYVAVLWGEITLIGVYFSPNRRVSEFEAFLSSGSRWADLTAPGSCRR; via the coding sequence ATGACGAGGTCAACTACTCGGATCCTCCAGGCGAACATAAACCACTGCGCCGGGGCGCAAGATCTCCTCCTGCAGTCCATGGCGCAGTGGTCGATAGATGTTGCCGTGGTCGCCGAGCCGTACTACGTCCCCCCCAGCCACAACTGGGCTGCGGACCTGGATGGCTTGGTGGCCATTATAACAAAAGCAGGGGTAGAGGGCATACCGCCCCCCTCCACGTTGTCGAGGGGTCAAGGCTATGTGGCTGTCCTCTGGGGCGAAATTACCCTGATCGGGGTATATTTCTCCCCCAACAGAAGAGTCTCCGAGTTCGAAGCCTTCCTCAGCTCAGGCTCTCGTTGGGCAGACCTTACCGCGCCAGGTAGTTGTCGCAGGTGA